DNA from Canis lupus familiaris isolate Mischka breed German Shepherd chromosome 33, alternate assembly UU_Cfam_GSD_1.0, whole genome shotgun sequence:
gtagGATACAAATTACCTTTTCATTAAGacttaaaagacttttaaaaaattatttatttgacagagagagagagagagagtgagagaatgagtgagagagcatgtgcagggggaggggcagagccagagggagaagcagatgctccattgagcagggagcctgactcagggcttgatcccagggccctgagatcatgacctgagcccaaggcaggtgcttaaccatctgagccacccaggtgccccaacacttaatatatataatataaaatgtgggGGAAACTCATTGATTCAAGGgttctcagtatttttttcttgttttgctgcAATTTCCTGTACTTGGCAAGTTTTCAGCTATGAGGACATAACTTTATTGTCAGACCAAATAATGTAATGACCTGCAACAAATAAGGGTGTGGGAATAATTCCTTATGTTTGGGGTCCTCAAAATCACTCCTAGATCCAGTGATTTGCTGAGAGAATTCATGAGGCTCAGCATATAGTCATAGAGATGATTATAGACGAGAGcaaaggcaaaaaaggaaatgtagataaagaAATTCTTCATAACCTgaagcccattgacaaatacttgagtgGGGACTGGGACATTCCTCTGGGAACTCCCAACTGTCTTCAGGTTAACGCCTTGCTGGAGGGGAAAAACAAACCACCCCAGCTTGACAATAGCTAGGCCTCCAGGATTCCATAAGTCCttctttaacaaatgaaaatccttctggaaacttcctttttctccaccccTCCCAACTTAAAGGTAATAATCAATGGCTCCTCAAGACCtgagtgcagctctttctgcctgtgGGTCCCGTccccctgctttaataaaaccacctttttggcCCCCAGAACATATCacgaattctttcttggccattcgCTCCCAGACCCCATGTCAAATCACATCAGTCGAGACTCATCGTAGCAGAATGGAGAGGAAACCAGGCACGAAGGCGAGGACACGCAACAACACAAGAGAAGTGCTGTCCACCGGGGCGCCCGTCTGGGGCTCCGTGCGAGGGTTTTGCTGGGGTTGGATccagcagcagcaggtggccTCTGCCTGGAACATACTAAAATTCCAGCTGCCCTGAGGGAAGGGTGTTGAGCGTAAGCCGGGTTGTTCGTACCAGCGTTCTGAGGCGCAGTGAGGCCCTcctgggaggggaaggagggaaccCTCCCCAGACCCAGGGTCCCAGAGGCCAGCCAGGGCCCCGCCTTGTGCAGGCCTCTCTGCACTGGTCACTCAGGCCCTGTGAACTCTTGCCTGCACATTCCCTTGCTCCTTGGGCCTCACATTTCCTGAACTTTCTCAGGGAATAAGAATCCGGATTCTTACTTCTTTTCACCTGCCTTCCCACCGCTTTTTCAAAGTCCAGCAAAAGTGGCTGCTTAGGTTATGTCTGAAGCATGAGGTCTGCGAGTCAGGTCTAAGGCAGCGTGAGCTCTGGTTGCGCCACCCACGCCTTTCTCAGGGCCCCAGAGGCTGGGATCCTGCAGCCCAGCCAGTGGTTGGGGAGCCCGGGAGCAGAGTGAGCACCTCGAGTGCCAGCCTCCAGCTCCTGGCTCCTGACCTGCTGtgtttttcctttggctttaaCTGCTTAACAGTCCATTAGCTCACCACGATTAGAGCCCCAGCAGCCGCACAGAACTCACTGTGCCAGGAATGCCAGGCTTTCGGGCCCTGGGGCTCTGAGTGCACTTTGGTTTCCCTTCTACAAACAGAGTGTGTCAGAAGAGAGGGGGGGGGGTCAACATTTCTCTCCCATGGGACAGACTACAGAGGGGTGGCTTCATCCCCATCCCTTGTCTGCTGGGAGATTCCAAGACATGGTTCACGTGCTCACGTCTAGTTCCCGCTCTGTTCCGGTCCATGACATCGTCCCCTCCTCATCCTGGTCTCTAACGGCCCAGTACTAAGGTGATTCACTGATGTTCCTTGCTCCCAATCCctgtcccctcctgcctcccccatcGTTCAGCCCGTATAGACCCTCTCCAAGCACCTGCCTTGACACCCGTGTACAGAACTAAAGCGACAGGTTCAATTTAGCCAAGAAATTCATGTTCTTCCCACATCCTCCCACTGGCTTTGCCCCCAGTTTGTATTCACTGGAATCTGGGACCTCTTATgcgttaaaacaaacaaaatttttatcaCAACGGAGGCAAGCCCCTGTCTTTATTTGGGGTCACCGAGGAGACAAAGCGTTTCTGCTTGTACTTGCTGACTCTGTCAGGCTTTCTCCTTGATCAGTGCTCATTGGCCGATGTGTGTAAGCatgtgtttcctttccttttaatccCCTCCTTTTAGTAACTTACATCGATGAAGATGCAAACGAAATACTTGAATTATCATCAAATAAAACCTTCTTGGTCATGCTAAAGATTCCAGAGGAGTGTGTTACTGAAGAGGAATTGCCTCACTTGCTCACCAAAAAGGTAATTATATCTTCAGCATTGTTGACAGAGTTCTTAACATTAGAATGCGGGTTCTTCCAGAAGAGTGGGCCTGGCACTGTCAAGTAAGTAGCTGCAGGCTTGGCTTCTTTGTCTGGATTTTGGCAGAAAAAGATGCTTAGAAGTGGTTTTTCTATAGTGCAAAGGGCTGAGAGAAGAGCCCTACCCTCCACCGAAAGGGGCCCTGGAGTGAAGCAGGAGAgttaggttcttgtctcacggagtccaagaatgaatcttgaggacaaaggagagtgagtaaagagacagaagtttattaagcaaggatacagaaaaaagctgtcaggagtgagaggggtcccgacagggtCGCCACCGTGGGCCCCCGCTGACAGTCTTTTATGTAGAACTGACCAGCTTGTGGCCTTATGATTCTTgtgatgtcttggtttgagtaaggaccGGTGATAACATCCATAACAGCTTACTTCTTTGGGGGGgcctggttattctttgttggtcacagataACTGTCGTAAAAaagtccccttccccacccacacctAGGACAGCGTGGCctggtttgttcccttatctctggtttcctcacatgtcagcattttggggattccTGTGAGCCTGACCCTGTAGCCCCCTACCCTACCCACACCTGTCCCTTACTCAGGAGGACCGTGTTCTGTTTCCTTACTCTGGTCTCACGTTTGATTCAACCTGTAGTGTCCCTGAAGATCTGTGATGTGCCAGAAAATATGCCAAGTGCCAGGGCCCCCAGTCCAAGTGGAGGCAACAGTTAAATGGATAGTTCTAAAACAGTGTGAAGTGTTTTCTCATGGAGACATGCACAGAATATTTGACAAGCACCAAGGAGGGTCATCTAAACTACCTGGGGTTGGGATGGAAAGGACTTGGAGGACTTGGAGGACTTCTTGCAGGAAGTGCTACTCAGGATGAGTCTTGAAAGATGAGGCAGGAGTGTTCTTGATCAAAGAGCAGAGATCGTTAGGGGGTCTGCACCGCAGTGTCCTGCTGCCTCGGCCTACAGAGTGGTGGGGACCCGCAGGAGTGAGGCATGAAGGTGTTCCTACTCTTTGGTAAGGCACTGAAGCATTTTCATCTGCTTGTTGACATGGTCAGCTTTTCATTTTAGTCCTGCTGTGTGGTGGTAGAGAAATCCTGGAGGCTGAGAGCTTAGTTAGAAGGTACTGCAGTAAGTCGTCCTGGTGATCAATGTGGGGGCCTCGACCCAGGGAAGTGGCAGGAGGGATATGGAGGATTCAAGAGACATTTACGAGGTCTTTTTACTCAATGGGACTTTATGGCTGGTGGGATGTGGGAGTCAGGGAGAACATGACTCAAGGCTCCTGGTTGGGTGACCTAGTGGGTGGATGGTGGCTTTGTTCTGTGGAGCAGGAAATGTAGGAGAAGGTCCTTTGTGCAATACAAGGACATGCATCCTCACCGTGAGCATTGGTTGGGTTCACAGCCAGACCCAGAAAAGTATTTAATAAGACAATCTAAGCAAGTCTAGCCTGCCATCCATTGCACTCTTCTCTGCAGTTGATAGATAGGTGGAATGGTGTGAGTCACCTTCATTTAGTTTCCATCTGATTCCTACAAAAGCTTGGGCAGGAGGGGATTCCATCTCGGTCACCCCAGAGTTAGTTTCTGGGTACCCAAGTGCATGTTATTTGATTGCTCCTTGATCACAAGAGCTTGTGCTCTGGGATGATGACCtgggcttctcttcctccttcttttgcTTGTTTAAATTTTATCTGCAAGgctcttttcatccttttcttccACTTGCTTCAAGGGCAGGTTGcctcttgcctttttcttcttgaattttttttttttttttcagccaggGGTTTTacatttgctgtgcagaagtgcGATGATTCAGCATCCAAATGTGTCACGTGTTACAGACCAAATTCTGTATGTCAAAGGGAAATAGATGTTACTCATTCAGCTAAGAGCCTATTGCTTGCACAGAGCCAACATGAACAGATTCTGTAGGTATTTTTAGCTCATTGCTGTGTAGTGGCAAAGGATCAGGGgctggcatgatcctggggacaaGTTCACAGGCCTGTTTGAGCTATTCCTTCTCTGATAAATGGAAATCCTGTACTTTTCCTGTATACCCACAGGTGCATATAAGATGCATATAAAGAactacatacattaaaaaaaaaaaaaaaaaagaatggcctgGTTTACAGATAAGAGCTAAGGCACCAAGAGGTGAAAAAGCTGCTGCCCCCTGGTGTCTCAACCAAATATGCTCAGGAACAAAAGAGAGAGCTTAAGAGATACTAGTCTTACTGTCAGGTCAAGAACCCCATTCTTTCATTTGCTCAGGCCAACTTCTAGAGGTTTCCGGATATGGAAGGTGAATGGGAGTGGATAGTGGAACACCAAGTCCTCGCTTTTGCTTTATTGTcttgcttcccccccttttttctttttttttaagatttcatttatttgttcatgagagacacagagagagaggcagagacataggcagagggagaagtaggctccctgcgggtagcccgatgtgggactcgatcctgtaccccgggatcacaccctgagctaaaggcagatgttcaaccgctgagccacccaggcatcccttgtcttGCTTTTCTAAACAGTTTTTCGAGCCTCTCCCTTATTCCACCCCCAGAGTTCTCTTCCTTTTGGGGCCCTTGCTCTGCTTAAGCCCTCCTGTTAGCTGTGTTACCCTGGCCTGTGCGCTAGATGCAGGAATTAACAGTGGCACCTCTGGTAACACGGGGAAGATACCTCCCAGGTCCCGAATTCGTGACTACCCAACTGTGGTTCAGCTCACTGGGCGCCTAGCTCAGGGAGCACCGTGTTAGTGTGGGACTCCAGAGCAAGGGGTGAGGGGCCCCCCATTTCACTTCTGCAGGCCCAAAGTAGTGTGGTTAACAGCTCCCAGGTGTGTGAACATGTCCTAATGACAGCAGGGCACCATGTCGCCAAAAAGAACCAGAGTGGACACTAGAAGTGATCTGGGACACCATTCCAGCTCTTAATGTAAAATTTTAGCTTAGCAACTTTTTCCGAGAGCCTACTATGCGCAAAACAATACTAGGCCCTAaagattaaaaaggaaggagaggagagagggaacagAGAAGGCTAGAAGGACAGCATCCTTGCCAGaacacatttgtttgtttgtgtgtgtgtgtgtgtgtgtgtgtgtgtgtgtaaggaagtgcttggaaaaataaaaccccatctataggctgctcctcctcctcctccctgttgCTCTGAGCAGCCCTGTGAGAGCCACTTTCTTACTTCCTGCATTGGCCTGTTGGCAGCATTCTTTTCTCTGGGGCTCAAAAACTGTAAGGTGACTCAGTCATTTTTCCCAAACTTCTTATCACTTGTTGCTTCTTTCCTCCTTGATACTCTGGAACCTTTCCTCTTGCTTCATCCCCACTGGGCAGTGTGGTAAAATGTGAAGAAGGTGGGTTTTAGTGTCTGTAACACCTAGCACTGAATTCCTTATGAGTAgagtgaccttgagcaggttTCATAACCTTTCCGAATGCTGTTTCCTTTATTAGTAAAAAGGGAAGGGGGAGTAATGCCTCTTGTGTCATGTTCTCATGAAGATCGCAACAGAAATGACAAGACTGGAGGCATACAAACCGTAGGTGCTCTGATCCCCCCTGCTCCGCCTCGAAGGGATTGAATTGTCAGCAGGTGATTCAAGTGGGAGTGTATGGAAGTGTAGGCTCCTTGAGATTCCGTTTGGAATTGAGTGGAAGACAAAAGGAGCAGAGCTCTCCTCGGGGCACTGCTACTTGCCACCGGATGAGGTATTAGGGCACTGAGCCATAATGGGTGCAGCTGGGCCAGTCACCTTGGCACTAGGAGGCCATTGGATGCCACTGAGCCTTCCAGATACATGTCAAAGACTAAGACTTCATGCTAGGCAGAAGTCTGCGTGGCTGGGCTCTCAGAGGCCTGGAGGTGGGCTCTCCGCAGCCCCAGAGCTGGGTCCATAGTAGAGAGTATGGCCAGATCCCAGGGCGGTCCTCCCGATTTCTGCTGGATCCCATCTGCAAAAGACCAAGGCATGTAACCTTCAAATGCCAATTTTACAAAAGTACAACGTAAGTACATTCAGCTGCCTGTCTTCAAGTCCTATTGGCTGGCATTCCCGTCTCTGAAACATGATGAAAAGGCTAATCAAAGACAAGGAGAAGATAGATATTGGTAATGTAGAAGCAACTAATGTCCAGAATATAACACCAAAACTTCAGATACAGAAGATACAGATACGGCCAAGAAGCAGACAAcccaggagaaagaaggaagccaaGAGGCAAGTCGAAGGTGAACCATCCCAAAGGAGTTCataaacacacatgaaaagatgctcaaccccACTAGTAACAGTGCAAATTGAAGCAATGTAAAGTGGTTTTATACCCCTTGtgttggcaataatttttttaaaaatctcgcAACACTAGGTGCCAGCAAGGGTGTGGGGAATGGAGCACGTAGACCTGCTCAGATGGAGAGCAACTTGGCAAGAATAAGGTGGGTTGGAGACGCACCCACTCTTGGATGCACCAGTTCCATTTCTCTGCACATGCTCAAGGGAAGCTTTCACAAGTACGGAAAAGAGGCGCAGAAATGTTCAAGGATGATTACTTGGGCAGAGTTAGTgataagagaaaatctcaaatgaTGCACGTCACCGGCATAGGGGAATGGGAAAGTTGGTGTATGGAATCATTTAATGGGATCTCTGCAGGAGTTAGGAGTTACCTTGAACAACCTCCATCTCGGGTAAATAGCAAATGTAATTTTGAGTGAAAAAAGGCAAGTCACGGAAGACTGTGTAGAATGTGGCAccttttatttgaataaaagcaAACTCATTATGAATCGTTATGATCACACAAAGAagtattacatttataaaaacaggcgTGAAAAGGAACACACGCCCACTTCAGGACAATCAATGGTTAAAACCTtcagttgggggtgggagggaggaaaaacagTGTAGGAGTAGctttagctttgttttgtttcttagagtgAAGGGCTGAACTAAATATTGTAAAATGTGAAGGTGAGAAACGTGGGTTGTGGGCTCACAGGTGTCATTTCTGGCGTGTGATTACAGTATTTCATGCATCCAGTAAGAACTCTGCAGTTATCCACCAGCCTCATCCAGTCCCTTTATCCAGGGGAAAGTGCTATATGGGGCTCCCTTGGCTGTTTCTCTGTACAACGAAGCTCTACAGAAAGCAGAGAATAAGCCCTTGTCCCATGACATGTCCCATGACATGTCCTGAGTGGCCTGTTCTGCTACCTGCCCAGCCACTTTAGTGTTATCTCCTCTCCAGGGTCCTCGGGGTCCGTGTGGGCTCAGGCTGCTGACCATTCTCACCATGAAGGCCATAGGTGTCATCGCAACGTGCGAGAGATGTTGGAAATCCCAGCCTGGTCACTTGCTCCTTATAAATGAGGTTCTTTTAAATGAGTGTTAACTTGAGTTTTGATGGGGGTGGGCGCACACCCTCCTGTTTCTTGATCCAGAGCCTGCAGATAAGTGGATCCTAGTGCTAGCGTGGAATCTGTGTCCCAGTAGTTTTGCTTTGTCAGGTGATCTGCAGTGTGATCCAGCTGTGATGCGTGTGGTTGTCTTACTTGTTCCTGTTTGTTTCAGCTCACAGATGTGTACACTTCATCCCCATCTCTCAGTCGTTACTTCACTTCAGTGGAAATGATGGACTTCAGGTAAGAATGTGGAGAGTTCCATGTTGGCCGTCTCCTCTAGAAAGCGACACCGATCACCATTTATCTAGAAAGACTTCCCGAGTCTCAAAGCACAGAGGGAACCAATGAGAAAATCACAGACTGTTGGCTTTGGAAGGGGCTTTGGACACCCACCAGCTCAACTTCCTGATTGTACAAAGGAGCGCAGTCAAGCCCCTATTAGTTGTATGTCTTAATAAGGTCACacggaaaagagaggaaaagccaGTCCTGGGTAAACCATTCCTGTTTAACAGCAGATGCTCAAATAAGCTACAGGTAGGACTAGAAATAGATCTCaaagggcacccgggtggctctgtcagttaggcatccgactcttcGTCTCAGCTCTTGAtcatcttgatctcagagtcgtgaattcaagccccacattgggctccacgctggatggagcctacttaaaaagaaaaaaaaaaaaacagatctccAGTAGTAATgtgatataaatgatataatcCGTACACTAGCTTTTGCTTTTGAGGAACATAAGGATTCCCTGCCCCttgtatcattaaaaatataaagacatgtCATAAGGGAAAAGCCTACCTTCTCCCTTCCACCCCAGCCTGCTACCCCCGGATACTGCATGTTCCAGACAATTCCATACACACAGTACATTTCACTCCCTTCCGCTGAATGGACTGCCATCAACGGGCTTGGTGTGGTTTCTTCTATACTTACATTTGCCGTATATGCTTTATGTACTAAGCATGTAGAGCTTTTACGCACacatatagtttttctttttacgTCTCTTAATCTTAAATATTTGTGTCTCTGTCTACAGGACTTAGATAAAAGGTATATGTGTGGGGGAGTCATTTGATTGTCTTTTTGTATTGTTAGGACAAGATTTATGTGGCAAAGCTTTATTATCCGCTATTCCTAAGGTACCTCTGGAATGTGACCATGGAAGATAGCTCTGTATTGAAATCCCCCCTCTCAAAGTCCACATTTCCCAGAACATAATCACGGTGCAGATAGGAGGGGAAACATGGAAAGCAGGTAGTGGCACAATAAGATGGGACCAATAGGGACCCGAAGTCTGAAAGCGCCTACAGTGACGGATTGCCCTGGAACCAACACTGTTCCTCTTCCCTTATGGAACCCCCGTGGTGTGTGTTACCTTGGGGTGACATCCCTGACatggctcctttctttctttctttcttcctttctttcttcctttctttctttctttctttctttctttctttctttctttctttctttctttttctttctttttttttattcatacagacagagagagagagagagaggcagagacataggcagagggagaagcaggcaccatgcagacagcctgacgagggactcgatccagggtctccagggtcacgccctgggctgcaggtggccctaaaccgctgtgccgccaccggggctgccccgacaTAGCTCATTTCAATCGCAAATTGTGGGTATTAAAATGCCAGTAGGAAAGCCCAACACATCTTCCTCCAAGTAATTGCCCCAACTTGCAATTTAAAGATTGAGCCCAGAAAGGAAAGACACTCAACCTGCTTCTTTCCAAGAATCCAGCCCCATATCATGGCTCTAGAGGAGGTGGGATTGCATGATGGGTTGGGGTGGACATGGGGGAAAAAGACATCCTCAAGTTGAGTCAAACGTGGCTAGACCTCTGAAGACCTAATGTTAGGGAATTTGCTTTTCAAAGTGATGTGAAAGAAAAACCCAAGGGTTTTAGGATTTGGGATAGAGGAGCTCTGTacaggaagcattttttttttcgtGCCAAGAAGTGCAGGCAGtgttttaacaatattgaatcgAGAAACAAAAGCCATTGACCCCCCAAAACATGCTGCTGCTAGTGGGCAGGAGAGAGCCAGAGCCTGGGGATACTGGCCTCAGTCCTGTCCGGGCCAAGCCCCTAGGGAACCTTCTGGGAGGCTCCTTGGTTCATCAGCTGCCAGGCCCATTCTGACCTTGGGCGGGCGGGGCAGCCAGGCAAAGCCCCCAGGGTTCTCTGTTTTCTTGCAAATCTCTCCTTTTGCTTCAAAATCTGGCCTCCTGTCTAAAGTCCCCCGGTGGGTGACCTGCCACAGTGGGCCTTGGCGCTAGGTTGTGGGACAGAGTTAGGCAGAGCCACCCTTCCTTTCACCTGGTTTGGTCTCCCGAAAGCCAGCCTCTGGTCACCAGGCAGCCGAGGTGAGCCTTGCCCACCGTGGGATGCCAGTGACTGTGTGTCCAGCCGGTGACCACGGAGGGCAGTCATCGGAGGCGGGGCTCGGGTGCAAATGATGACACCTGCAAGCTCGTGTGGCCGGCTGAGTGTGAACACGCACTTCCAGCGTGCCCGGAGCAGCACACCCGGCCGGGGGTTGCTGGTGTGTCCTGCGTTTGAACTGCAGGGTTGCCCACCCTACTGGGGGTCGCGGTTTCTAGGCGGAGGGGTGGCCTGGGTGACCTCTGGTCACCAGAGGGCACTGGCTCCCCATCgtgagccgggggtgggggttcCCCCGTGGGCCgattggggctcctgggagggtccggggggtggggggtgtctcaGACGGGGCCCCTTGTGATTATTTGACTGCTGGCTCTTCATCTGGGCCTTCTCGAAGCAAGGTCACAGGATGCCCTTGGCAAACCTAAATGCCGAGCTGGCCTTTGACGAGCGGCGTCAGCTGCTAATTAAGCGAGGACGCCCTGTGATCATTTTTATTCTGGTGATGGAAAGGTACGTTCCAGGGAGATGAAAACTCCTTTTCCTTAGGTCCGTTTGCTGAGCCCTGCAGAGCTGGAGCCGGGAGACGGGAATGGGACAGGGCgagttcctctctctctctctctctctctctaaatatctaaatatctatcTACCATTCTATCTCTCTATCTAAATAtctatctaaatatttatttatttatgttttattggagttcgatttgccaacataaagttTCTCACCTCAGAGACCAACCAGGCAGGTGGGATTTGCTGCTGCCCTTGCAGGGCGGCCTGTGGGGTCAGGAGTCGGGGGCCAgccgggggcggggagcgcggggctTACCTTGAACATTTTATAGGCCAAGGAGTGAACTGGTTAAACCAAATAGTCCTGAGCAGCGCCTgtcagggcagggagagggtggaTGGAGCGTGGGAACATGGGAGGGGAGTAAACAGGAGaacccagggacgcctgggtgggctcagtggttgagcggcagatcctggggtgctgggatcgagtcccgcttggggctccccgcggggagcctgcttcacccacCGTGGGCCAGCCTTGGACCTTCCCTGACTCTCCCTTCCACGGCCTCTAACACTGGTCTCCCAGAGGGTGGGTTTTAGATGGAAGGAAGAGGGTGGGGTCCCCCTACCTTTTTGTGAGGAAATGACAGAAGAGGGTCCTTCTAGGACACCGGGCCCTGTGCTATTTCCTACTGGGAGAACCCGAGGAACTGCAAATAGGCTCCTGCTGAAGTCAGTTTCCCGAGTGGCAGTGTGATCCCGCTGACATTTGTCGCTGTGTCTGTCTGCTGTGCCTTTCAGCGGTGAAAATGCCACGATAGCCTACCACCTGCAGTTTGGGGTTCCTTCCGAGGACGACAGCTTTATGCGGTACATGATGAATGAGGAGTTGGTGCGGGGCGTCTTGCTGCAGAGTCTGCATGACGAGGGGGTGTCTGGTTGTGAGACCCTGGGCCTTGGGCCGGCGTCGCTCCTGCTCTACGGTAAGTGGAGGAAGTCAGGAGGGCAGACGTGTGGCCTCAACGGGGGAACCAGAGCGAGGGCGGCTGGCGGGGAGGTTCCAGGTGCCTGCCCTCCACAGACAGACGGACAGACGGagtagttgggggggggggcaattaAATTGTAAGGAGGAGGACGGCTAAATGTTTCCTTGGTGTCCTTCACCCACATTTGAAGGCCCGTACCCCACTTGGCCAAATTATTAGTAGGCTCCATGGGAAGGCCGCGGTTTCACGGGAGAAGTGACTGTTCCATTTGAGGCGACTGATCCAGCCAGCTTGTTGAACGATGATCCCAGTGGGGGGAACCCGTCTCTCTCTGTTGGGGGCCACTGGGTCTCTGACAGTGACCCAGGGGCCGGACAAGGCAAACCAGTCGCCTTCCTTAGAAAGGTAGGGTGAACGTACCTTGTCTGCTTTTGAAACCAAGGGTGGAATGAGAGAACTGGCATGTCACTCAGTGAGCAGGGAAGGCCACCCACATGTCACAATCTGAGAGCAGTTAAGACTTGGCACAAAAGCAGGTGATGAGCCCCAGAGAGGTGCCCCCTTGCATCTGCACCAGGTTGGTCTGACCTCTGGTCTCCCGTCCCACCCTGACCCCTCGCTGGGCTCCCATTAGCCCCCCATGCGACTGTCCCTGACATTCCATCATCCACGGTCCATCAGAAACACTGTGCACCCACTAGTAGGAGCGAATGCTGTTGAGTGGCTGAGAAAGGCAGATCGGGGGAGGTTAGCCACGAGCACAGGCCCCCCAGCCTAGCATCCAAAGAGCAGAGCAGTGAGGTTATGAAGCTCCCCAGCCACT
Protein-coding regions in this window:
- the C33H3orf52 gene encoding TPA-induced transmembrane protein, giving the protein MEGPRPPSRGEALELLALGGPADEQKPLNGTVQGVPLSGEEPRPAQANKENPWSSCNKKLIGKCKLWMVIASVFVGLIVVIIVSLCLSGVTYIDEDANEILELSSNKTFLVMLKIPEECVTEEELPHLLTKKLTDVYTSSPSLSRYFTSVEMMDFSGENATIAYHLQFGVPSEDDSFMRYMMNEELVRGVLLQSLHDEGVSGCETLGLGPASLLLYE